Proteins from one Mytilus galloprovincialis chromosome 11, xbMytGall1.hap1.1, whole genome shotgun sequence genomic window:
- the LOC143051158 gene encoding COMM domain-containing protein 4-like, whose product MRFRFCGDLDCPDWVLAEISTLSKVTSVKIKLLCIQVIKDLLDVGIDYDKVYKLTADAKFETGDVKASVAVLSFILCSAAKYNVDGESLSNELQQLGLPKEHATALTKSYSDSLEKLQAQLRKHSLRLSQLDSVEWRVDYILSSSHLKSIDEPCVQLRLKVRDPNTDNVKPVTFTVTADKFRILLNELKQADSLMENLSS is encoded by the exons ATG agaTTTAGGTTTTGTGGTGATCTTGACTGCCCTGATTGGGTTCTAGCAGAAATTAGTACATTATCAAAAGTG actTCAGTGAAGATCAAATTACTCTGCATACAAGTCATCAAAGATCTACTGGACGTTGGAATAGAT tatgaCAAGGTCTACAAACTAACTGCTGATGCTAAATTTG AGACTGGAGATGTAAAAGCCAGTGTCGCTGTATTGTCATTTATATTGTGCTCTGCTGCCAAGTATAATGTAGATGGAGAATCTTTAAGTAATGAACTACAGCAGCTAGGTTTGCCAAAAG aACATGCTACAGCACTAACAAAATCCTACAGTGACAGTTTAGAAAAGTTACAGGCTCAACTGAGAAAACATAGTCTTAGAT TGTCACAGTTAGACTCTGTTGAATGGAGAGTAGACTACATATTAAGTTCTAGTCACTTGAAGAGTATAGATGAACCCTGTGTACAACTGAGGTTAAAGGTTAGGGATCCCAATACAGATAATGTCAAACCAGTCACTTTTACTGTTACAGCTGATAAATTCAGAATTTTATTAAATG agtTGAAGCAGGCAGATTCTTTAATGGAGAACTTATCAAGCTGA